From Virgibacillus ihumii, the proteins below share one genomic window:
- a CDS encoding carbamoyl phosphate synthase small subunit — protein sequence MHKRQLILEDGTQFIGDGFGSDTTMSGEVVFNTGMTGYQEIISDPSYCGQIVTMTYPLAGNYGINRDDFETVTPFINGFVVKEASENPSNFRSDETLSDYLKANNIPGIAGIDTRKLTKIIRKHGTMKGMIADAEEPAAELIAKLHELPVRTDQVSYTSAVKPYVVPGRGKRIVLVDFGMKHGILRDLTKRNCHVTVVPYNYGAENILRLKPDGIMLTNGPGDPKDVPESIDMIKEVVGKIPLFGICLGHQLLALASGANTEKMKFGHRGGNHPVKDLITNKTLITSQNHSYAVTQESLMDTDLELTQIALNDNSVEGLRHRKYPAFSVQYHPESSPGPEDTNHLFDQFMQLIRESKMEKEVRVNA from the coding sequence ATGCATAAACGACAACTGATTTTGGAAGATGGAACACAATTTATTGGCGATGGATTCGGAAGCGACACAACGATGTCAGGTGAAGTAGTTTTTAATACAGGGATGACAGGCTATCAGGAAATCATTTCGGATCCGTCCTATTGCGGGCAAATTGTTACCATGACCTATCCGCTTGCAGGTAATTACGGGATTAACCGGGATGATTTTGAAACCGTAACACCATTTATTAACGGATTTGTTGTCAAAGAAGCAAGTGAAAATCCGTCAAACTTCCGAAGTGATGAAACATTAAGTGACTATCTGAAAGCAAATAATATTCCCGGCATTGCCGGAATTGACACGCGGAAGTTGACGAAGATCATCCGTAAACACGGTACAATGAAAGGAATGATTGCCGATGCAGAAGAACCGGCAGCAGAATTGATTGCGAAATTGCACGAGCTGCCTGTTCGGACAGACCAGGTAAGTTATACATCGGCAGTTAAGCCATACGTTGTTCCGGGACGCGGAAAGCGGATTGTGCTCGTCGACTTTGGCATGAAGCATGGAATCCTGAGGGATCTTACGAAACGGAATTGTCATGTCACTGTTGTTCCATATAATTACGGTGCGGAAAACATTTTGCGGTTAAAGCCGGATGGAATCATGCTGACCAATGGTCCGGGGGATCCGAAAGATGTTCCGGAATCAATCGACATGATTAAAGAAGTGGTTGGCAAAATTCCGTTATTCGGAATCTGTCTTGGTCATCAACTGCTTGCATTGGCCAGTGGAGCCAATACGGAAAAGATGAAATTTGGCCATCGCGGCGGCAATCATCCCGTAAAAGATTTGATTACGAATAAAACGCTGATCACAAGTCAGAATCACAGTTATGCCGTTACACAGGAGTCGCTCATGGATACGGATCTTGAATTAACACAAATCGCCTTGAATGATAACTCGGTTGAAGGGTTGAGACATCGCAAATATCCGGCATTTTCGGTGCAGTACCATCCGGAAAGCTCACCGGGACCGGAAGACACGAATCATTTATTCGATCAATTTATGCAGTTAATCCGAGAATCGAAAATGGAGAAAGAGGTGCGGGTAAATGCCTAA
- a CDS encoding dihydroorotase, translating to MKLLLKNAKRLVNERQEVCDVLINDGKVQQIAPSIKVEANETIDCEGKYIFPGFIDVHIHLREPGGEHKETIKTGTKAAAKGGFTTVCAMPNTNPVPDNMDTVNDLLETIKQDAAVRVLPYAAITKGLKGEERTPIGELAKTGIFAFTDDGVGIQTADFMLQAMKEAAKHGKPIVAHCEDNSIVYGGVVHQGEISERMDFPGIPSLSESVQIARDVLLAEAANCHYHVCHVSTKESVRVIRDAKRAGVRVTAEVTPHHLLLNEHAVTEDDANFKMNPPLRSKEDQQALMEGLLDGTIDFIATDHAPHAEDEKAEGFRKAPFGIVGLETAFSLLYTNLVKTGKITLNQLVNWLTIKPAEVFSLPYGKLEEGAIADITVVDLNNEIDVDKYTFASKGKNTPFHNWTVQGIPTITIAEGKIAYKEDSHAHA from the coding sequence ATGAAATTGCTCTTGAAAAATGCTAAACGACTTGTAAATGAACGGCAGGAAGTCTGTGATGTTTTAATTAACGACGGTAAAGTACAACAAATTGCTCCTTCTATTAAAGTGGAAGCAAACGAGACAATTGATTGTGAAGGCAAGTACATTTTTCCGGGATTTATTGATGTACACATTCACCTTCGTGAACCGGGTGGTGAACATAAAGAAACGATTAAAACGGGAACTAAAGCCGCGGCAAAAGGTGGGTTTACAACGGTATGTGCCATGCCGAATACCAATCCGGTACCCGATAATATGGATACCGTAAACGACCTGCTGGAAACAATAAAGCAGGATGCAGCGGTACGGGTACTGCCATATGCAGCGATTACGAAAGGACTGAAAGGTGAAGAACGGACACCAATCGGAGAACTTGCAAAAACGGGAATCTTTGCCTTTACCGATGATGGGGTGGGAATTCAGACTGCCGACTTCATGCTGCAGGCGATGAAAGAAGCAGCGAAACATGGAAAACCAATCGTTGCCCACTGTGAAGATAATTCAATTGTGTATGGAGGAGTTGTCCATCAGGGAGAAATCAGCGAACGCATGGATTTTCCGGGGATTCCTTCATTAAGTGAATCGGTGCAGATTGCCAGGGATGTTTTGCTGGCTGAGGCGGCCAATTGTCATTATCATGTCTGTCACGTCAGTACCAAAGAATCTGTCCGGGTCATCCGTGATGCAAAAAGAGCCGGGGTTCGTGTGACAGCTGAGGTTACCCCGCACCATTTACTGTTAAATGAGCATGCAGTAACGGAAGACGATGCAAATTTTAAAATGAATCCACCGTTGCGCAGCAAAGAAGATCAGCAGGCATTAATGGAAGGTCTGCTCGATGGAACTATTGACTTTATTGCAACAGACCATGCACCACATGCAGAAGATGAGAAAGCAGAAGGGTTCCGGAAAGCACCATTTGGCATTGTTGGATTGGAAACGGCTTTTTCCCTTCTATATACCAATCTTGTAAAAACAGGGAAGATCACTTTGAACCAATTGGTTAACTGGCTGACGATAAAGCCGGCGGAAGTCTTTAGCCTGCCATACGGTAAGCTGGAAGAAGGAGCGATTGCTGATATTACTGTCGTTGATTTGAATAACGAAATCGACGTGGATAAATACACGTTTGCATCAAAAGGAAAGAACACGCCATTTCACAATTGGACTGTACAAGGGATTCCGACAATTACCATAGCAGAAGGAAAAATAGCCTACAAGGAGGATTCACATGCACATGCATAA
- a CDS encoding dihydroorotate dehydrogenase electron transfer subunit: MKKKVTATIMDVQQIALDTVEMTLENSYIAETAIPGQFLHISVDGHTLRRPISIASIDREQRTVTILFKKVGDGTSRLATYQEGMSLSALGPSGNGFHYDASTLKSVLLVGGGIGVPPLYNLAIELKQRGIEVISVLGFQSRDYVFYEDKFREIGRTIVVTDDGSYGQQGFVTDQLPDTSTYDYYFTCGPIPMLRAITGKLHEKPGSISLEERMGCGVGACFACVIPADNEDGYRKICKDGPVFGANEVII, translated from the coding sequence ATGAAAAAGAAGGTAACTGCGACCATTATGGATGTTCAGCAAATTGCCTTAGATACAGTGGAAATGACTCTGGAAAATTCTTATATTGCAGAAACTGCCATACCCGGGCAGTTTCTGCATATCAGTGTGGATGGCCACACACTGCGCAGACCGATTTCAATCGCGAGCATCGATCGGGAACAGCGTACAGTTACAATTTTGTTTAAAAAGGTTGGTGACGGCACCAGCCGACTGGCAACCTATCAAGAAGGAATGTCTCTCAGTGCACTTGGACCGTCAGGGAATGGATTCCATTATGATGCATCAACCTTGAAATCTGTACTGCTTGTTGGTGGCGGAATTGGAGTCCCACCGTTGTACAACTTGGCAATTGAGCTAAAACAACGAGGTATCGAAGTTATTTCGGTTCTCGGCTTTCAATCGAGGGATTATGTTTTTTATGAGGATAAATTCCGGGAAATTGGCCGCACCATTGTAGTGACAGACGATGGAAGCTATGGACAACAAGGATTCGTTACAGATCAGCTGCCTGACACATCGACATACGATTATTATTTCACATGCGGTCCAATTCCAATGCTGCGGGCGATTACTGGTAAACTGCATGAAAAGCCCGGATCAATTTCACTTGAGGAACGGATGGGTTGCGGTGTCGGTGCGTGTTTCGCCTGTGTGATTCCTGCTGACAATGAAGACGGCTACCGGAAAATTTGTAAGGATGGCCCGGTGTTTGGGGCAAACGAGGTGATAATATGA
- the carB gene encoding carbamoyl-phosphate synthase large subunit: protein MPKNTNFHKILVIGSGPIVIGQAAEFDYSGTQACQALREEGYTVILANSNPATIMTDQTVADKVYMEPLTVEFLIKIIRKEQPDAILPTLGGQTGLNMAVALDKTGILEEYKVELLGTSLEAIEKAEDRDVFRSLMKEMGEPVPDSQIVNTVDEACRFAREIGYPVIVRPAYTLGGTGGGMCYDETELREIARNGLSLSPVNQCLIEKNIAGFKEIEYEVMRDKNDQAIVVCNMENVDPVGIHTGDSIVVAPSQTLSDREYQLLRNASLKIIRELEIEGGCNVQLAIDPNSFNYYIIEVNPRVSRSSALASKATGYPIAKMAAKIAIGLTLDEIINPITGTTYACFEPALDYVVSKIPRFPFDKFVTGDRYLGTQMKATGEIMSIGRNFEESLLKGIRSMDIGTEELWLPSLVDLSLEELQSRLQRADDERLFVLAEVFRRGMSVEEIFQLTKIDRFFLYKLEQLVDLETELTLNKESYDVLLKSKKLGFSDTHIARLWQMSVDDVYAFRMKENVQPVYKMVDTCAAEFESETPYFYSSYEEENESIRSDRKKILVLGSGPIRIGQGIEFDYATVHSVLAIKEMGYEAIIMNNNPETVSTDFSISDKLYFEPLTLEDVMHVINLEQPEGVIVQFGGQTAINLAEGLERRGVKILGTDMEAIDKAEDRDKFEHLLNKLSIMRPKGKSVTDLDQAVEVAEGIGYPVLVRPSYVIGGSRMEIVYDREELNAYLAKTNGADSAHPILIDKYVTGIEIEVDAISDGETVIVPGIMEHIERSGVHSGDSIAVYPPQRLSNAVKEKCMEDTVKIARELNVKGLINIQFIVCDNEVYVLEVNPRASRTIPFLSKITGVTMANLATKCILGETLAGMGYESGILPETDSVSVKVPVFSFEKLRSVDTILGPEMKSTGEAIGHDKTLEKALYKGLVAAGLSVPQEGAVLLTVADKDKVETVEIAERFHQLGFQLYATEGTAAYMENSGIPVTAVGKIGSPEKNVLSIIENGDVQFVVNTLTSGKKPRSDGFMIRRESVEHGIACLTNLDTASAIINVIDSTTFSAKPMTSKKAVLS from the coding sequence ATGCCTAAAAATACGAACTTCCATAAAATCCTTGTCATTGGGTCAGGACCAATTGTCATTGGGCAGGCAGCAGAATTTGATTATTCAGGAACACAGGCATGTCAGGCACTGCGGGAGGAAGGATATACCGTAATATTGGCCAATTCCAATCCGGCAACTATCATGACGGATCAGACAGTTGCAGATAAAGTTTATATGGAACCGCTAACGGTTGAATTTCTTATCAAAATTATTCGTAAAGAACAGCCTGATGCTATTCTTCCGACACTTGGCGGTCAAACAGGCTTGAATATGGCAGTGGCTTTGGATAAAACCGGTATCCTGGAAGAATACAAAGTGGAATTGCTCGGTACATCGCTCGAAGCAATTGAAAAGGCAGAAGACAGAGATGTGTTCCGATCCCTGATGAAGGAAATGGGTGAACCAGTACCTGACAGTCAGATCGTTAATACAGTTGATGAAGCATGCCGTTTTGCCCGAGAAATCGGGTATCCGGTGATTGTCAGACCAGCATATACACTTGGCGGAACCGGTGGAGGCATGTGTTATGACGAAACGGAACTACGGGAGATAGCCAGAAATGGATTGTCCCTCTCACCTGTCAATCAATGTCTGATTGAAAAAAATATTGCCGGCTTTAAGGAAATCGAATATGAAGTGATGCGGGATAAAAATGATCAGGCAATTGTAGTGTGTAATATGGAAAATGTTGATCCGGTGGGGATTCATACTGGTGACTCGATTGTGGTGGCACCATCCCAAACTTTGAGCGATCGTGAGTATCAATTACTGCGGAATGCTTCGCTCAAGATTATCCGGGAACTGGAAATTGAAGGTGGATGTAATGTTCAGTTGGCAATTGATCCGAACAGTTTTAATTATTACATCATCGAAGTTAATCCGCGTGTCAGCAGATCATCGGCACTGGCATCCAAAGCTACCGGATATCCAATTGCCAAAATGGCAGCCAAAATTGCGATAGGATTGACGCTTGACGAAATTATTAATCCAATCACCGGAACCACGTACGCTTGCTTTGAACCAGCACTTGATTACGTTGTTTCCAAAATACCGCGTTTTCCGTTTGATAAATTTGTTACCGGTGACCGATATTTGGGCACACAGATGAAAGCCACTGGTGAAATTATGTCCATTGGGCGCAATTTTGAAGAGTCCTTGTTAAAAGGTATTCGCTCGATGGATATCGGTACGGAGGAGCTTTGGCTTCCAAGTCTTGTTGATCTGTCATTGGAAGAACTTCAGTCCAGACTGCAAAGAGCGGATGATGAGCGGTTATTCGTGTTAGCTGAAGTATTCCGCCGAGGTATGTCAGTAGAAGAAATTTTTCAGCTGACTAAAATAGATCGGTTTTTCCTGTATAAGTTAGAGCAGCTGGTTGATTTGGAAACAGAACTGACATTAAATAAAGAGTCATATGACGTATTGCTGAAATCAAAGAAACTAGGCTTCTCCGATACACACATTGCCCGGCTGTGGCAAATGTCTGTTGATGATGTCTATGCATTTCGCATGAAAGAAAACGTCCAGCCTGTGTATAAAATGGTGGATACGTGTGCTGCTGAATTCGAATCGGAAACACCTTATTTTTACAGCAGCTATGAGGAAGAAAATGAATCTATCCGTTCAGACCGTAAAAAAATTCTCGTTTTAGGCTCTGGTCCAATTCGTATCGGCCAAGGAATCGAATTCGATTATGCGACGGTTCATTCTGTTTTGGCCATCAAAGAGATGGGATATGAAGCAATTATTATGAACAACAATCCGGAAACTGTATCGACGGATTTCAGCATTTCAGACAAACTGTACTTTGAACCGCTGACACTTGAAGATGTTATGCATGTTATTAATCTGGAACAGCCTGAAGGTGTAATCGTTCAGTTTGGTGGTCAAACGGCTATTAACCTGGCTGAAGGGCTGGAACGACGCGGTGTCAAAATTTTGGGTACCGATATGGAAGCTATCGACAAGGCAGAAGACCGGGATAAGTTTGAACACCTTTTGAATAAACTTTCCATCATGCGGCCAAAAGGTAAATCGGTGACGGATCTGGATCAGGCTGTGGAGGTTGCAGAAGGAATCGGATATCCGGTGCTGGTACGCCCATCCTATGTCATTGGCGGCAGCCGGATGGAAATTGTTTATGACAGGGAAGAACTCAATGCTTATCTGGCGAAAACAAATGGTGCCGACAGCGCACATCCGATTTTGATAGATAAATATGTTACTGGTATTGAGATCGAAGTGGATGCCATCAGTGATGGGGAAACGGTAATTGTGCCGGGGATTATGGAACATATCGAACGTTCAGGGGTCCATTCCGGAGACTCCATTGCGGTATACCCGCCACAGCGCTTAAGTAACGCTGTGAAAGAAAAGTGTATGGAAGATACGGTTAAGATTGCCCGCGAACTGAATGTAAAAGGGCTTATCAATATTCAATTTATCGTATGTGACAATGAAGTCTATGTGCTGGAAGTTAATCCGCGCGCAAGCCGGACCATACCTTTTCTAAGTAAAATTACCGGTGTTACGATGGCCAATCTTGCAACAAAATGTATTTTAGGAGAAACGCTTGCGGGGATGGGTTATGAATCAGGTATTTTGCCTGAAACGGACTCGGTTTCTGTAAAAGTTCCGGTATTTTCATTTGAAAAGCTGCGCAGTGTCGATACGATTCTTGGACCTGAAATGAAATCAACCGGTGAAGCAATCGGACATGATAAAACATTGGAGAAGGCTTTGTATAAAGGGCTTGTCGCTGCAGGCTTATCTGTCCCGCAGGAAGGAGCAGTCCTGTTGACGGTCGCTGATAAGGATAAAGTGGAGACAGTGGAAATAGCTGAACGGTTCCACCAGCTTGGTTTTCAGCTGTATGCAACAGAAGGAACGGCGGCATACATGGAAAACAGTGGAATACCAGTCACAGCAGTAGGTAAAATCGGTTCACCGGAAAAGAATGTATTATCCATTATCGAAAATGGCGATGTGCAGTTTGTTGTTAATACACTTACATCCGGCAAAAAACCGCGTTCTGACGGCTTCATGATCCGCCGGGAGTCTGTGGAACATGGGATTGCTTGCTTAACTAACCTGGATACAGCAAGTGCAATTATCAATGTAATAGATTCAACAACGTTCAGTGCTAAGCCGATGACAAGCAAAAAGGCTGTATTGTCATGA
- the pyrF gene encoding orotidine-5'-phosphate decarboxylase, translating to MRVQGKTYISLDFPTWEESRSFLTRHDLNGVPVKVGMELFYREGPKLIERLKEDNHDIFLDLKLFDIPTTVQKAMRNIAKLEVDMVNVHALGGSEMIKRAKEGLVSGTTTNHESKLIAVTILTSMDETAVKSEMNLQGTLQENVVQFAGFAADNGADGVVCSAHEVEQIKGMCGKDFLTVTPGIRLTDSSSNDQKRPATPSFAKESGADILVLGRTVTQAENPKAAYEKVQKEWGNGVKS from the coding sequence ATGAGAGTGCAAGGTAAAACATATATTTCATTGGACTTTCCGACCTGGGAAGAATCCAGAAGCTTCCTTACCCGTCACGATTTGAACGGTGTACCAGTCAAGGTCGGTATGGAGTTATTCTACCGGGAGGGACCGAAACTGATTGAACGGTTAAAGGAAGACAACCATGATATTTTTCTTGATTTAAAACTGTTTGATATTCCAACGACGGTTCAAAAGGCGATGCGAAATATCGCCAAGCTTGAAGTTGATATGGTCAATGTTCATGCATTGGGCGGAAGTGAAATGATTAAGCGCGCTAAGGAAGGACTCGTTTCGGGAACGACAACGAATCATGAATCAAAGCTGATTGCAGTAACCATTCTGACGTCAATGGATGAAACCGCAGTAAAAAGCGAAATGAATCTGCAAGGTACCTTACAGGAGAACGTTGTCCAATTTGCAGGTTTTGCAGCGGACAATGGTGCCGATGGTGTTGTCTGCTCGGCCCATGAGGTGGAACAAATTAAGGGCATGTGCGGGAAGGATTTTCTTACCGTTACACCTGGAATCAGGTTAACGGACTCATCCAGTAATGACCAGAAACGGCCAGCAACACCGTCTTTCGCCAAAGAAAGCGGGGCAGATATACTTGTTCTTGGCCGTACGGTTACGCAAGCGGAAAATCCGAAAGCAGCGTACGAAAAGGTTCAAAAGGAGTGGGGAAATGGAGTCAAGTCGTGA
- a CDS encoding dihydroorotate dehydrogenase has translation MTDLIVNLPGLHLKNPIMPASGCFGFGREYSEFYDLSKLGAVIMKAATGERRFGNETPRVAETPSGMLNAIGLQNPGVEKIIETEVPFLAEYDVPLIANVAGSTLEEYEKVAEAFNKTNSVNALELNISCPNVKEGGIQFGTDPEMAANVTRKVKESSNLPVYVKLSPNIADIVDMAKAVEEAGADGLSMINTLTGMQIDPGSKRPLLANKTGGLSGGAIKPVAIRMIFEVSQHVSIPIIGMGGIESADDVLEFLLAGANAVAIGTANFQNPLVCPEIIDALPGVLAKYGFRSVTDATGKGHESAR, from the coding sequence ATGACCGATTTAATCGTTAATCTGCCAGGTTTACACCTTAAAAATCCCATCATGCCGGCATCAGGCTGTTTCGGATTTGGCAGGGAATACAGTGAATTCTATGATTTAAGTAAGCTTGGTGCAGTCATCATGAAAGCAGCAACTGGTGAAAGACGTTTTGGGAATGAGACACCACGGGTTGCCGAAACCCCATCAGGCATGTTGAATGCAATCGGTCTGCAAAACCCTGGTGTTGAAAAAATAATTGAAACCGAGGTTCCTTTTTTGGCTGAATACGACGTGCCACTCATAGCAAATGTTGCTGGGAGCACACTTGAGGAGTATGAAAAAGTTGCCGAAGCTTTTAACAAAACAAACTCAGTTAATGCGCTAGAATTGAATATTTCCTGTCCTAACGTAAAAGAAGGCGGGATCCAGTTTGGCACTGATCCGGAGATGGCAGCCAATGTAACCAGGAAGGTGAAAGAATCCAGCAATCTCCCAGTCTATGTCAAACTGTCACCGAATATAGCAGACATTGTCGATATGGCAAAGGCTGTTGAAGAGGCCGGGGCTGACGGTCTTTCCATGATTAACACACTAACCGGGATGCAGATTGATCCGGGAAGTAAAAGACCGCTGCTTGCCAATAAAACCGGCGGGTTGTCCGGGGGCGCGATTAAACCGGTTGCCATCCGCATGATTTTCGAAGTGAGTCAGCATGTCTCCATTCCGATTATCGGTATGGGTGGTATAGAATCCGCTGATGATGTATTGGAATTTTTACTGGCAGGCGCCAATGCTGTTGCAATAGGGACGGCAAACTTCCAAAATCCGCTCGTATGTCCGGAAATCATCGATGCACTTCCTGGAGTGTTAGCAAAATATGGTTTTCGATCGGTAACTGATGCTACTGGAAAGGGGCATGAGAGTGCAAGGTAA
- a CDS encoding aspartate carbamoyltransferase catalytic subunit, whose amino-acid sequence MRHFVSTRHLSETMMFSILKKAEGMRTGVQKLPRQLFAANLFFEPSTRTKMSFIVAERKLGIETLDFQMETSSVVKGESLYDTAKTCEAIGANVMVIRHQDDDWYKELTNDLSLPVINAGAGKGEHPTQSMLDLLTIYQEYGTFSGLKVVISGDISHSRVARSNAYALQTLGAKVYFAAAPGFEDSSLDFPYISIDEAVETCDVLMLLRIQHERHGQNSCDTVSYLENYGLTTERERKMKDHAIILHPAPVNRGVEIDSCLVECPRSRIFKQMENGVYIRMAIIQTLVKEWGMYHEIALEKC is encoded by the coding sequence ATGAGGCATTTTGTATCGACAAGACATCTTTCAGAAACGATGATGTTTTCCATTCTAAAAAAAGCTGAAGGAATGCGTACAGGGGTACAAAAATTGCCCAGACAGCTCTTTGCGGCTAACTTGTTTTTTGAACCGAGCACACGAACAAAAATGAGTTTTATCGTTGCCGAACGGAAATTAGGTATTGAAACACTCGATTTTCAAATGGAAACTTCCAGTGTTGTCAAGGGAGAATCGTTGTATGATACCGCAAAGACTTGTGAGGCGATTGGTGCTAATGTGATGGTGATCCGTCATCAGGATGATGATTGGTATAAAGAACTTACCAATGACTTATCCCTGCCAGTTATCAATGCAGGTGCGGGAAAAGGAGAGCATCCCACCCAAAGCATGCTTGATTTGCTGACGATCTACCAGGAATACGGAACATTTTCAGGATTGAAAGTCGTCATATCCGGTGATATCAGTCACAGCAGGGTTGCCCGTTCCAATGCTTATGCACTGCAAACACTTGGTGCTAAGGTATACTTTGCTGCTGCGCCCGGGTTTGAAGATTCTTCATTGGATTTTCCATACATTTCAATCGATGAAGCTGTCGAGACATGTGATGTATTGATGCTGCTTAGAATTCAGCACGAACGCCACGGTCAAAACTCCTGTGATACGGTTTCATACCTGGAGAATTATGGTCTGACAACGGAAAGGGAACGGAAGATGAAAGACCATGCGATCATTTTACACCCCGCTCCGGTTAACAGGGGTGTCGAAATTGATTCTTGTCTTGTCGAATGTCCCCGCTCAAGAATTTTTAAACAAATGGAAAATGGAGTCTATATCCGCATGGCAATCATCCAAACACTCGTTAAGGAATGGGGAATGTATCATGAAATTGCTCTTGAAAAATGCTAA